The following coding sequences are from one Schizosaccharomyces osmophilus chromosome 1, complete sequence window:
- the tif222 gene encoding translation initiation factor eIF2B beta subunit: protein MTAKDIEHTYPAVSNLIARLKSRKVHKPFPVAVETALVMRQVISQTRWSTVDQLLEAIRAVGSSLVKAQPSEFSCGNIVRRILRMIREEYQDLLNTVEEEHINKERANGSSTSSSVTTPSSGLSNDQLAERNEPISFQMYSSMLNLLGRPVPEAYPQDKNLGDSRVTGGMDMRAVLIAGIQEIIDELDKINTDIEIQSMDHLHSNEIILTQGCSKTVEAFLRFAAKKRKFSVIVAEGFPNMQDGAHAMAKRLANAGIDTTVISDAAIFAIMSRVNKVILGTHAILGNGGLVTYSGAHLVAQAARHHATPVVVCSGIYKLSPVYPYDLESIIQLASPGNIISFRKGDLISDAEILNPYYDYIPPDLVDLFITNLGGYPPSYLYRIMNDTYDANDTIL from the exons ATGACTGCGAAAGATATAGAACATACGTATCCAGCAGTCAGCAATTTAATTGCAAGGCTTAAGTCGAGAAAGGTTCATAAGCCTTTTCCAGTGGCTGTTGAAACGGCTCTTGTAATGCGACAAGTCATTTCTCAAACACGATGGTCTACCGTAGATCAACTTTTGGAAGCAATTCGAGCAGTAGGATCTTCTCTTGTGAAAGCCCAACCTAGTG AATTTTCTTGTGGAAACATCGTTCGTAGAATTTTGCGAATGATCCGTGAAGAATACCAGGATTTGCTAAATAcagttgaagaagagcacatcaataaagaaagagcaAATGGTTCATCTACTTCTTCATCGGTTACTACTCCAAGTAGTGGTTTGTCGAATGACCAGCTAGCAGAACGAAACGaaccaatttcttttcagatGTACTCCTCAATGCTTAACCTATTAGGAAGACCAGTTCCTGAAGCTTACCCACAAGATAAAAATCTCGGTGATAGCAGAGTCACTGGCGGGATGGATATGCGTGCAGTGCTTATAGCTGGGATTCAGGAGATTATTGATGAACTAGACAAAATTAACACCGACATTGAAATTCAGTCTATGGATCATTTGCATTCCAA TGAAATCATTTTAACTCAGGGATGCTCCAAAACCGTTGAAGCATTCTTGCGGTTTgctgcaaagaaaagaaagttttcCGTCATCGTGGCAGAAGGGTTTCCCAATATGCAAGATGGAGCTCATGCAATGGCAAAGCGTCTTGCGAATGCTGGAATTGATACAACGGTCATTTCAGATGCTGCGATATTCGCCATTATGTCGCGGGTGAACAAAGTTATTTTAGGCACACATGCAATTCTCGGTAATGGTGGATTGGTGACTTATAGTGGTGCTCATCTCGTCGCTCAAGCTGCTAGACACCATGCTACTCCTGTCGTGGTTTGCTCCGGTATATACAAATTGAGTCCCGTTTATCCTTATGACCTTGAGTCTATTATCCAACTTGCTTCTCCGGGAAATATCATTTCATTCAGAAAAGGCGATTTAATCAGCGATGCTGAAATCTTGAACCCATATTATGATTACATCCCACCAGATCTTGTCGATCTTTTTATCACAAATTT GGGTGGATATCCTCCTTCGTATCTGTACCGTATTATGAACGATACTTACGACGCAAACGACA
- the tit1 gene encoding tRNA isopentenyltransferase Tit1, translating into MSKPICIVCGTTGAGKSDLAVELAKKFETEVINADSMQVYRGFDTITNKISREEQKNVAHHLMSFLDYDQEYSVPNFERDARRIIHGLHAKGKIPILVGGTNYYLHSLLFDDSTLSSIDPPLPDKVKHPDEGILSYENTDLMLPYLQKVDPLMAERWHPRDVRKIRRSLEIYFHTGKRPSDIYKEQSSLRKSKLKYKTLLFWANAENDVLMPRLDARVDKMLQHGLLDEIQTMKSSIDKSGFTPDPTRGIWQCIGFKEFEPWFHNSSQETFQACLEKMKVSTKQYAKYQKKWILNRLLPLCVSEQKLRPSSILFSIANTTNLQNWNKEVTRSCDIFSCFFNDQTLPAMSEEEHRVSEKAEKVLQIQDKDTISTKFTCDVCLDKTGRSFVSIGKDAWQTHLQSRKHKMTIRRMKERATRHERIEAAKKAAMEKNMEID; encoded by the coding sequence ATGTCGAAACCAATTTGTATTGTCTGCGGGACCACGGGAGCTGGAAAATCCGATTTGGCTGTTGAGCTAGccaaaaagtttgaaacAGAAGTTATCAATGCGGATTCTATGCAAGTGTATCGAGGGTTTGATACaataacaaacaaaatatctcgtgaagaacaaaaaaatgtcGCTCATCATCTCATGTCGTTTCTAGATTATGATCAAGAATATAGTGTTCCCAACTTTGAGAGGGACGCGAGGAGAATCATTCATGGATTGCAcgcaaaaggaaaaattccGATTTTAGTAGGTGGTACGAATTACTATCTGCATTCCTTATTGTTTGATGACTCTACCCTTTCGTCCATTGATCCTCCTTTACCAGACAAAGTCAAGCATCCCGACGAAGGAATATTAAGCTATGAGAATACAGATTTGATGCTTCCatatttgcaaaaagtTGATCCATTAATGGCTGAGCGCTGGCATCCTCGTGACGTACGCAAGATCCGCAGAAGCTTGGAAATTTACTTTCACACGGGAAAGCGACCTTCCGATATCTACAAAGAACAGTCGAGTTTAAGGAAATCGAAATTAAAGTATAAAACGCTTCTATTTTGGGCAAATGCTGAAAATGATGTGCTGATGCCTCGCTTGGATGCCCGAGTAGATAAAATGCTGCAGCATGGgcttttggatgaaataCAAACCATGAAATCTTCTATCGATAAAAGTGGGTTTACACCCGATCCTACTAGAGGAATTTGGCAATGTATAGGGTTTAAAGAGTTCGAACCTTGGTTTCATAATTCGTCTCAGGAAACATTTCAAGCATgtttagaaaaaatgaaggtgTCCACAAAGCAGTATGCCAAgtatcaaaagaaatggatTCTAAATCGGCTTTTACCTCTTTGCGTCTCCGAACAAAAGTTGAGGCCTTCGTCTATTctattttcaattgcaaACACCACGAATTTACAAAACTGGAACAAAGAAGTAACCCGTTCGTGCGATATTTTCTCCTGTTTTTTCAATGATCAAACACTTCCTGCTATgtcagaagaagaacacCGAGTATCGGAAAAAGCCGAAAAAGTTCTACAAATACAGGACAAAGATACAATTAGTACAAAGTTTACCTGTGATGTTTGCTTAGATAAAACTGGGAGATCCTTTGTTTCCATCGGTAAAGACGCATGGCAAACACATCTCCAAAGTCGAAAACACAAAATGACGATTCGTcgaatgaaagaaagagccACTCGACATGAGCGCATCGAAGCTGCAAAGAAAGCTGctatggaaaagaatatgGAAATCGATTAG